GGGGCACTCCGGCGTGGTTGACGTCGGTGTGAGCGTTGGGTGAACCCACGGCGATGCGGCAGGAGGTTGGCGCGGCGGGGGTGAAGTAGATCGGTGATGCGCCGAATCCTCCCCTCCCTGACCCCTGCCCTCATCGCCTGCTTGCTGGTCGCCACCGCCACGGTGGCGGGAGCACAGACGACCGACTTCACCCCGCCCCCGCGGCCGGCCGACACCAACGCGCTGCGGGTCATGACCTACAACGTCCGCTACGCCTCCAACGCCTCGGGCCACGAGGACTGGGGCACCCGGTTCCCCGACATGGCCGCCCAGCTGCAGCAGTCCGACCTCGACCTCCTCGGCACCCAGGAGCTGAAGGAGACCGCCGGCGACTACACCCAGCGGCTGGACATCCTGGACGCCCTCGGCGGCCCCGACGAGTTCGGCTACATCGGCACCTCCCGTGGTGGCCCCGACCGGCCCGACGACGAGCAGATGGGCATCTACTACCGCCTCGACCGGCTCGAGCTGGTCGAGGAGGGCCACTTCTGGCTCTCGCCCACGCCCAACGAGCCGTACTCCTTCGGCTACGGCAACACCGGGAACTCCCGGATGGCGTCGTGGGGCCACTTCCGCGACCGCCGCAACGGCCACGAGTTCTACGCCGTCAACACCCACTTCGACCACGCCAACAACGACGCCCGCTACCGCGCCGCCGACCAGATCGCCGGCTACTTCACCGGGGACCCCGCCTACGACGTCGACGGGGTCACCTTCCGCGACGACCTCCCCGTCGTCATCACCGGCGACTTCAACTTCAACCGGGGCGACAGCCTTGCCGCCGGCGTGGTGCTGAACGCCAACAGCGCCGAGGCCGAGCGGCTGCCCGGCAACCAGCCGGCCCATGACCCGATGAAGGACACCCGGCCCGACAGCCCGTACCCGAGCCTGCCGTTCGGCACGCCGGCCGGGGAGCCCACGCCGCTGGTCGGCAACACCTCGCCGTACCACCGCCTGGTCACCGGTGGGCCGTTCATCGACGCGTGGGACGCCGCCGACGTCACCGGCCCCGCGCCGACCGGCACGTTCTCCGGGTTCGGTGAGCTCGACAACCGCTGGCTGGACTGGATCCTCGCGTCGGAATCGGTGGAGGTGCTGCAGGCCTACGTCGACACCTACCGGCCCGGCGGCGAATGGCCGTCGGACCACCTGCCCGTGGTCGCCGACGTGGTCATCCCCGCCCACCACGACGACGTCGATGTGGTCGCCCACCGCGGCGCGTCCCGCTACGCCCCGGAGAACACCCTGCCCGCCATCGAGATGGCGATCGCGATGGGAGCCGAGCAGGTCGAGATCGACGTGTCACTGTCGGCTGACCAGCAGATCATCCTGCTGCACGACAACACGCTGTCGCGGACCACCAACGTCGAGGAGGTGTTCGCGGGCGACCCGCGCGTCGTGGCCGACGACTCGGTCCCGCAGCTGTTCACCGCCGCGGAGCTCGCGACCCTGGAGGCGTCCAACTGGGGTCGGTTCGCGGTCGGCTCGACCAGCGACGACGGCCGGTACGCCGGCGCCTACCTGGGCACCCACGTGCCGACCCTGGCCGAGGCGCTGGCGTTGTTCGAGGACCACCCCGACGTCGGCCTGCTGATCGAGCTGAAGGCCCCTGCCCTGTCGCCGGGCATCGAGCAGATCCTGATCGACCAGCTGCTCGCCGAGCGGGCCAAGGGCTTCACCAACCCCCACGTCGTGCAGTCCTTCCACCCCGACTCCATGGAGCTGTACGCGCACCTGCAGGTCGCGGCTGGTCTGGACCTGCCGGTCGGCCAGCTGCACTTCGTGTCGGCCAACCTCGGCGACGCCTTCCGGGCCCAGTCCACCTACGCCGACGGTTTCAACCCCTCTCACGGGTCGTTGAGCGCCGCCGCAGTGGCCGAGGCGCACCAAGCAGGCCTGACCGTCACCCCCTACACGATCAACGACTCCGCCCGACAGGCCGAGCTCGTCGCGATTGGCGTTGACGGGGTCATCACCGACCGCATCGACCGCCTGCAGTGCGTCCTGCGGGGCGAGGCCCCCGAGGCCTGCGACGCCCTGCCGCTCCCCGAACCCTTCCAGACCGAGGAGTAGGAATCAGGGCCTACCGGGCCGTCCGCAGGGGGAGGGTTGCCGGAGCGGGCACCGCCGGCTTGGCGGGACCGGCGGTGCGCTCCAGCGGTGACAGGGGGACCAAGTGGGGGCGTCCGACCTGGTTGGCGTAGCGGGCCAGCACGGTGTCGGCCGGGGTGCCGGCCGGGCCGGTCTCGCCCGGCCCGGTGTTGACGGTCTTGTCCGACGCCAGCAGCTCGAGCTCTGACCGGTCACCGAACAGGTGGACCATCGAGTGCCCGTACTCGCGCCAGTTCATGTACCGCATGCTGGGGTTGGCGGCCATCGCGGCGGTCTCGGCCGCCAGCGACGCGGCGATCGCCGGGATGCGAGCGGCCCGGTAGGCGGCGTGGAAGGTCGGGTCGGATCCCGCCTCGAAGCACGAGTGGGCGCTGCCCTGTCCCGCCCCGGCCTCACAGGCCGTTTCCGCGACCACGTCAACCAGCCCGGGCCGGCCCATTCCGTTGATCAGCTCGACCCCGACTGGGGTCAGGCCCACGCCAGCGTCGTCGCCCGCCCAGGGGTCGACGGGGTTGTAGTCGGGCGCGGTGGAGTCCTCGACCAGGTCGTAGGCCCACCAGCCGTGGCTGTCACCGGACAGGACGATGTTGTCCACGATCCCGCGGTCGCGCAGGAAGGCGAAGAGCTGCCGCCGGTCGCTGGTCCAGCCCGGGTAGATGTCCACGACGTCCTCGGCGTTCTCCACGCTCGTCAGCCCCAGCTCGCGGGCACCGTCGCGCAGCGCCGTCGGCAGGTTGAAGTTGCCCAGCTGCCCCATGTTCTTCTGGTTGAGCAGGATCCGGTGCGTCGCCCCGGCGTGGGCCTCGAAGGTGTCCTGCAGCCAGCGCCACTGGGTCGGACCCAGCATGGCCGGGGCCGGGCCGAACGGCATGCCGTCGTTGGCGGTGGCCGCCTGCTCCTCGGTCTCGAGCTGCCGGGAGTAGTGCCAGTCGATGACGATCAACGAC
The nucleotide sequence above comes from Euzebya pacifica. Encoded proteins:
- a CDS encoding glycerophosphodiester phosphodiesterase family protein, translated to MRRILPSLTPALIACLLVATATVAGAQTTDFTPPPRPADTNALRVMTYNVRYASNASGHEDWGTRFPDMAAQLQQSDLDLLGTQELKETAGDYTQRLDILDALGGPDEFGYIGTSRGGPDRPDDEQMGIYYRLDRLELVEEGHFWLSPTPNEPYSFGYGNTGNSRMASWGHFRDRRNGHEFYAVNTHFDHANNDARYRAADQIAGYFTGDPAYDVDGVTFRDDLPVVITGDFNFNRGDSLAAGVVLNANSAEAERLPGNQPAHDPMKDTRPDSPYPSLPFGTPAGEPTPLVGNTSPYHRLVTGGPFIDAWDAADVTGPAPTGTFSGFGELDNRWLDWILASESVEVLQAYVDTYRPGGEWPSDHLPVVADVVIPAHHDDVDVVAHRGASRYAPENTLPAIEMAIAMGAEQVEIDVSLSADQQIILLHDNTLSRTTNVEEVFAGDPRVVADDSVPQLFTAAELATLEASNWGRFAVGSTSDDGRYAGAYLGTHVPTLAEALALFEDHPDVGLLIELKAPALSPGIEQILIDQLLAERAKGFTNPHVVQSFHPDSMELYAHLQVAAGLDLPVGQLHFVSANLGDAFRAQSTYADGFNPSHGSLSAAAVAEAHQAGLTVTPYTINDSARQAELVAIGVDGVITDRIDRLQCVLRGEAPEACDALPLPEPFQTEE